The Pseudomonadota bacterium genome includes a window with the following:
- a CDS encoding HD domain-containing phosphohydrolase codes for MKILALTDGSVEAVNALAAFDGVMPVDTHVLPNRVPAVLRDADIVVIALSSFPANSLNKMVGWLLSQRIEQIPRILCLPGKDLARLAHELGGSNTTVISMPVDPQAMLDAVQRLDKRFVKLLAKPRLPAAKAAQSLSRTFGGVFGSKDADPMKVIGAVESATDDVTTALDNDGLGAWLDSVANYHSYTARHCMAVAGFAAQWSRAMGVEESDHQLFTRGALLHDIGKMSVPLTILDKPGRLTDEEFKVIKSHPNESKLILEATTDANPQIIELAYQHHEFLDGSGYPEGLSGDQINDMVRCLTIIDIYSALIDARSYKASMTPDEAYAELCTMKGKLDLDLVGAFRVVVDEHKQHLKRDKAA; via the coding sequence ATGAAAATTCTGGCTCTTACTGACGGCTCAGTCGAAGCAGTGAATGCGTTGGCAGCGTTCGACGGCGTCATGCCAGTCGACACGCATGTCCTCCCCAATCGCGTGCCGGCAGTCCTGCGCGATGCTGATATTGTGGTCATTGCACTGTCGTCGTTTCCGGCCAACTCGCTCAACAAAATGGTCGGGTGGCTACTGTCACAGCGCATCGAACAGATCCCCCGCATCCTGTGCTTGCCGGGTAAAGACCTGGCGCGGCTCGCCCATGAGCTGGGCGGCTCAAATACGACGGTGATCTCCATGCCCGTCGACCCCCAAGCCATGCTTGATGCGGTTCAGAGGCTCGACAAACGGTTTGTCAAATTGCTCGCCAAGCCCAGGCTCCCAGCAGCTAAGGCAGCGCAGTCCCTGTCGCGGACGTTTGGTGGCGTCTTCGGTAGCAAGGACGCCGATCCGATGAAGGTGATCGGCGCCGTTGAATCGGCGACTGACGATGTGACAACAGCGCTCGACAATGATGGTCTGGGCGCGTGGCTCGACTCCGTTGCGAACTACCATTCCTACACGGCCCGCCATTGCATGGCCGTTGCCGGCTTCGCCGCCCAATGGTCACGCGCGATGGGCGTGGAAGAAAGCGACCATCAGCTCTTCACACGGGGCGCTCTTCTGCACGATATCGGAAAAATGTCGGTGCCACTGACCATCCTCGACAAGCCGGGGCGACTGACGGACGAGGAATTTAAAGTCATCAAGTCACACCCGAACGAGAGCAAGCTCATTCTCGAGGCGACAACCGATGCCAACCCGCAGATTATTGAGCTTGCCTATCAACACCATGAGTTTCTCGATGGTTCCGGCTACCCGGAAGGTCTATCGGGCGACCAGATCAATGACATGGTGCGCTGTTTGACGATTATCGACATTTACAGTGCGCTGATCGATGCGCGCTCCTACAAAGCGTCCATGACGCCCGACGAGGCGTACGCTGAGCTTTGCACGATGAAAGGCAAGCTCGATCTTGATCTGGTTGGCGCCTTCCGCGTCGTCGTTGACGAGCACAAACAGCATCTCAAGCGCGACAAAGCCGCCTAG
- a CDS encoding tetratricopeptide repeat protein, with amino-acid sequence MLISSADLAAPSTHPRLFVGVDTLLGDARRFVTALVAALALAVSGTSALCQTPPDNLNADIWNNDPTAAFAAGTSAYYQGDTDTALTALEAAAEGGHAIARWKLARMYAAGDGVTEDDVRAFTYFSQIATAHADDSPDTPHARFVANAFVALGSYYSSGIADVLAADHYRSRQIYTYAASYFGDPDAQFRLGMMLLRGEGGTVDTRQAGRWLSLAARKGHLDAQLSLGELLFTGAAHVEPYPVDGLKWLIVAGEFARTPSQTERVRPIQERYLALADVDTRARAMQLAEQWLSGPEGGTVLRIHRAEMAQQAVR; translated from the coding sequence ATGCTGATATCTAGCGCGGACTTGGCCGCGCCATCGACGCACCCACGATTGTTTGTCGGAGTGGACACCCTTTTGGGTGATGCGCGCCGTTTCGTAACAGCATTGGTCGCTGCGCTCGCCTTGGCCGTTTCCGGTACCTCTGCGTTGTGCCAGACTCCACCTGATAATTTGAACGCCGATATCTGGAACAACGATCCCACCGCCGCTTTTGCAGCTGGGACGTCTGCGTACTATCAAGGTGATACGGATACCGCTCTTACGGCGCTTGAAGCGGCTGCAGAAGGCGGGCATGCGATCGCACGCTGGAAGCTGGCGCGTATGTACGCTGCCGGCGATGGCGTGACCGAGGACGATGTTCGCGCGTTCACCTATTTTTCTCAGATCGCGACCGCCCACGCCGACGATAGCCCGGACACGCCCCATGCGCGCTTCGTGGCGAACGCGTTTGTCGCGCTCGGTTCCTATTATTCGAGCGGAATTGCTGACGTGTTGGCAGCTGATCACTATCGCTCGCGCCAGATCTACACCTACGCGGCTTCCTACTTTGGCGATCCGGACGCACAATTTCGCCTCGGCATGATGCTGTTGCGAGGTGAGGGCGGCACGGTGGATACACGGCAGGCCGGCAGGTGGCTGTCGCTGGCTGCACGAAAAGGGCATCTCGACGCGCAATTGTCGCTTGGCGAGCTTCTCTTCACCGGCGCCGCGCACGTCGAACCCTATCCCGTTGACGGCCTCAAATGGTTGATTGTCGCCGGTGAGTTTGCGCGCACGCCGTCGCAGACCGAACGTGTGCGCCCCATTCAGGAACGGTATTTGGCGCTTGCCGATGTGGATACCCGTGCCCGAGCAATGCAACTCGCCGAGCAGTGGTTGAGCGGCCCTGAGGGCGGGACGGTTCTGCGCATTCATCGCGCGGAAATGGCTCAACAAGCCGTTCGTTAA
- the ilvD gene encoding dihydroxy-acid dehydratase, translated as MDAKVFDKSGLPSRYVTSGPQRAPHRSYLYAMGLSEEQIGQPLVGVASCWNEAAPCNIALMRQAQAVKKGVAAASGTPREFCTITVTDGIAMGHEGMKSSLVSRDVITDSVELTMRGHCYDALVGLAGCDKSLPGMMMAMVRLNVPSVFLYGGSILPGNFRGKQVTVQDVFEAVGMHSVGKMSNDDLAELEQVACPSAGSCGAQFTANTMATVAEAIGLALPYSCGAPAPYEIRDRFCAAAGEKVMELLARGIRPRDIVTRKALENAATVVAASGGSTNAALHLPAIANEIGIDFDLFDVAEIFKRTPYIADLKPGGKYVAKDMFEVGGIPLLMKTLLDGGFLHGDALTVTGRTMAENMETVDWNDDQDVVYPTSNPITPTGGVVGLAGNLAPDGAIVKVAGMSNLKFTGPARCFDSEEECFDAVQNRSYEEGEVLVIRYEGPIGGPGMREMLSTTAALYGQGMGDKVALITDGRFSGATRGFCIGHVGPEAAVGGAIGLLHNGDIISIDAIEGTISVDLTDEVLAERKKAWKSRETDHASGVLWKYAQTVGPARFGAVTHPGGRAEKKTYADI; from the coding sequence ATGGACGCCAAGGTTTTTGACAAGTCGGGTTTGCCCAGCCGCTATGTGACGTCCGGTCCGCAGCGTGCGCCGCACCGCTCTTATCTCTACGCCATGGGTCTGTCAGAAGAGCAGATTGGCCAGCCGCTTGTCGGTGTTGCCTCGTGCTGGAACGAAGCGGCGCCCTGCAACATTGCGCTTATGCGTCAGGCTCAGGCCGTCAAGAAAGGCGTGGCCGCTGCAAGCGGAACGCCGCGCGAGTTTTGCACGATCACCGTGACCGATGGCATCGCGATGGGCCACGAGGGCATGAAGTCGTCGCTTGTCAGTCGGGACGTGATTACGGACTCAGTTGAGCTGACCATGCGTGGCCACTGTTACGATGCGCTGGTGGGTCTGGCTGGTTGCGACAAGTCGCTGCCCGGCATGATGATGGCGATGGTCCGGCTTAACGTTCCCTCGGTTTTTCTTTATGGCGGTTCCATTCTGCCCGGGAACTTCCGCGGCAAGCAGGTCACCGTTCAGGACGTTTTTGAAGCCGTTGGCATGCATTCGGTTGGCAAGATGTCGAACGATGATCTCGCTGAGCTTGAGCAGGTTGCCTGCCCCTCTGCCGGGTCGTGCGGCGCGCAGTTCACCGCCAACACGATGGCAACGGTCGCCGAAGCGATCGGCCTTGCCTTGCCCTACTCCTGCGGTGCGCCCGCACCCTACGAAATCCGCGATCGGTTCTGTGCTGCCGCCGGTGAAAAGGTGATGGAGCTGCTCGCTCGCGGCATCCGTCCGCGCGATATTGTCACCCGCAAAGCTCTGGAAAACGCCGCGACAGTGGTCGCCGCTTCGGGTGGTTCAACGAACGCTGCGCTTCATCTTCCGGCCATTGCCAACGAGATCGGCATTGATTTCGATCTGTTCGATGTCGCGGAAATCTTCAAGCGCACCCCGTATATTGCTGACCTCAAGCCTGGCGGCAAATATGTGGCCAAGGACATGTTCGAGGTGGGTGGCATCCCGCTTCTGATGAAAACACTGCTCGATGGCGGCTTTCTCCACGGCGATGCTCTGACCGTGACGGGTCGTACGATGGCGGAGAACATGGAAACGGTCGACTGGAACGACGACCAAGACGTCGTCTATCCGACCTCTAACCCAATCACGCCGACCGGCGGGGTCGTCGGACTGGCCGGCAATCTCGCGCCGGACGGCGCAATTGTGAAGGTTGCCGGTATGAGCAACCTGAAATTTACCGGTCCCGCGCGATGCTTCGATTCCGAGGAAGAGTGTTTCGATGCTGTTCAAAATCGGTCCTATGAAGAAGGCGAGGTTTTGGTCATCCGATATGAAGGCCCGATAGGCGGCCCGGGCATGCGCGAGATGCTGTCGACGACGGCAGCACTGTACGGTCAGGGGATGGGCGACAAGGTCGCCTTGATCACCGATGGCAGGTTCTCCGGCGCAACACGCGGTTTCTGCATCGGACATGTTGGTCCAGAAGCGGCCGTCGGTGGCGCGATCGGCCTGTTGCACAATGGCGACATCATCAGCATCGACGCCATTGAGGGCACAATATCGGTGGATTTGACCGACGAGGTTTTGGCAGAACGTAAAAAAGCCTGGAAGTCGCGGGAGACCGATCATGCATCCGGGGTGCTTTGGAAATACGCACAGACGGTCGGGCCGGCACGGTTTGGTGCAGTGACCCATCCCGGTGGACGAGCGGAAAAGAAGACATATGCTGATATCTAG
- the ppk2 gene encoding polyphosphate kinase 2 has protein sequence MSDTKPNGAAEGAPQLQAPPTVAGDEAAPVPPYDRKDPDQVRRLFETGEYPYKTKMRRRTYEANKAELQVELLKVQRWVEETGQKIVILFEGRDAAGKGGTIKRFMEHMNPRTARVVALNKPTEREQSQWYYQRYIEHLPSAGEIVMFDRSWYNRAGVERVMGFCKPPEYLEFMRQTPQFEQMLSRSGIKLFKYWFSVTQEEQRRRFTSREHDPLKQWKLSPIDKASLDKWDDYTEAKEAMFFYTDTADAPWTVIKSNDKKRARLGCMRHFLSSLPYPDKTRDVARGPDPLIVGHSAAVIGRDDHILGKTLHPGS, from the coding sequence ATGAGCGACACGAAACCAAACGGCGCAGCCGAGGGTGCACCGCAGCTGCAGGCTCCTCCGACCGTTGCGGGCGACGAAGCGGCGCCGGTACCCCCCTATGATCGCAAGGATCCCGACCAGGTTCGGCGTCTGTTTGAGACGGGCGAATACCCCTACAAAACCAAAATGCGTCGGCGTACCTATGAGGCCAATAAAGCTGAGCTTCAGGTCGAGCTGTTGAAGGTTCAACGCTGGGTCGAGGAAACCGGCCAGAAGATCGTGATCCTGTTCGAGGGACGTGACGCGGCCGGCAAGGGCGGCACCATCAAGCGTTTCATGGAGCACATGAACCCGCGCACCGCCCGGGTGGTTGCCCTCAACAAGCCGACCGAGCGCGAGCAGTCCCAATGGTACTATCAGCGCTACATCGAACACTTGCCGTCCGCCGGCGAAATCGTGATGTTCGACCGGTCCTGGTACAACCGCGCTGGCGTCGAACGCGTCATGGGCTTTTGTAAACCACCAGAATATCTCGAGTTCATGCGCCAGACGCCGCAGTTCGAGCAGATGCTTTCACGCTCAGGCATCAAGCTGTTCAAATATTGGTTTTCGGTGACCCAGGAGGAGCAACGCCGCCGCTTCACGTCCCGCGAGCACGACCCGCTGAAGCAGTGGAAGCTGTCACCCATCGACAAGGCGTCGCTCGATAAGTGGGACGACTACACCGAAGCCAAGGAAGCGATGTTCTTTTACACCGACACCGCTGACGCGCCCTGGACGGTCATCAAATCAAACGACAAGAAGCGCGCGCGGCTCGGGTGCATGCGCCATTTCCTGTCGTCGCTGCCCTACCCTGACAAGACACGTGACGTGGCCCGTGGACCTGACCCACTGATTGTGGGCCATTCAGCGGCGGTCATCGGTCGCGATGACCACATTCTCGGGAAAACGCTGCATCCGGGGAGTTGA
- a CDS encoding valine--tRNA ligase, translating into MNMHTTFDPATIEARINQLWTSASAFAAGAGAKPGAASFSIVIPPPNVTGSLHMGHALNNTLQDILVRWKRMQGFDVLWQPGTDHAGIATQMVVERQLAERQEPSRADMGRDAFVERVWQWKEESGGTIVNQLKRLGASCDWSRERFTMDEGLSKAVLKVFVELYNKGLIYRGKRLVNWDPQFQTAISDLEVENIEVDGHMWHFKYPLAGGATYEYVEKDEDGNEVLRETRDYISIATTRPETMLGDGAVAVHPDDERYAPIVGQLCEIPVGPKEHRRLIPIITDEYPDPEFGSGAVKITGAHDFNDYQVAKRGDIPLFRLMDEKGAMRADGEPYAVEAGKAKAMREQGGTPDENHVDLINLVPDVYRGMDRFDCRKQVVADIDAEGLMIMVEDKKVMQPFGDRSKVVIEPMLTDQWFIDAKVMAQPALASVKEGRTNFVPKNWERTYFQWMENIEPWCISRQLWWGHQIPAWYGPDDHIFVAEDEEVALDMAVQHYLASEGPWKAWVEDKMNDFKPGEILTRDPDVLDTWFSSALWPFSTLGWPEKTPELERYYQTDVLVTGFDIIFFWVARMMMMGNHFIREGDGAPVEPFHTIYIHNLVRDEKGDKMSKSKGNVLDPLILIDEFGADAVRFTLAAMAVPGADIKLSTQRIEGYRNFATKLWNAVRFAQLNGAAPQAGFDPQRVEQPVNQWILTEASRALNQINEALEGYRFNDAAGAAYRFTWKLFCDWYVELLKPTLNGDDGPAKDEARATMAYVTDVILKVLHPFMPFITEELWSATGGDTGRDELLVLSQWPELNIERADAATDINWVIDLITATRSLRAEMNIPPSAKLKGELVGADPATAARVVAQQAVIQRVGRFDSLGIEMEAPAGSIQLVVGEATLCLDLGDVIDLDAERARLAKELERLDGEIARIDKKLGNEKFTARAPEEVVQGERDKRAGYEAEKAKVGEALQRLAAG; encoded by the coding sequence ATGAATATGCACACCACCTTCGACCCCGCCACGATTGAGGCGCGGATCAATCAGCTATGGACGAGCGCCAGCGCGTTTGCTGCCGGTGCCGGCGCCAAGCCCGGCGCAGCCAGCTTTTCCATTGTCATTCCGCCGCCAAATGTCACCGGCTCGCTTCATATGGGCCATGCGCTCAACAACACGCTGCAGGACATTTTGGTACGTTGGAAGCGTATGCAGGGGTTTGACGTCCTATGGCAGCCGGGCACCGATCATGCCGGTATTGCGACACAGATGGTTGTCGAACGGCAACTTGCAGAACGGCAAGAACCATCGCGCGCCGACATGGGTAGAGACGCTTTCGTTGAGCGTGTCTGGCAGTGGAAAGAGGAATCCGGCGGTACGATCGTCAACCAGCTCAAACGGCTCGGTGCGTCGTGCGATTGGTCGCGCGAACGCTTCACGATGGATGAGGGCCTATCCAAGGCGGTCCTCAAGGTTTTCGTTGAGCTCTACAATAAAGGCCTGATCTACCGCGGCAAACGGCTGGTGAACTGGGACCCGCAGTTCCAGACGGCGATCTCTGATCTCGAAGTCGAGAACATCGAGGTCGACGGGCATATGTGGCACTTCAAGTACCCGCTCGCGGGGGGTGCCACTTACGAATATGTCGAAAAAGACGAGGATGGGAACGAGGTTCTGCGCGAGACCCGGGACTATATCTCGATTGCCACCACCCGCCCTGAAACCATGCTCGGTGACGGCGCTGTAGCGGTGCATCCCGACGATGAGCGCTATGCGCCGATCGTGGGTCAATTGTGTGAAATCCCCGTCGGTCCGAAGGAACACCGGCGGCTTATTCCGATCATCACCGATGAGTATCCCGATCCGGAGTTCGGTTCAGGCGCGGTGAAGATTACCGGCGCGCATGACTTCAACGACTATCAGGTAGCCAAGCGCGGCGACATCCCGCTGTTCCGACTGATGGACGAAAAGGGTGCAATGCGCGCAGATGGCGAGCCTTACGCGGTCGAGGCGGGCAAGGCCAAAGCCATGCGCGAGCAAGGCGGGACGCCGGACGAGAACCATGTCGACCTGATCAATCTGGTCCCCGATGTCTATCGAGGCATGGATCGGTTCGACTGTCGCAAACAGGTTGTCGCCGACATCGATGCCGAAGGCCTGATGATCATGGTCGAGGACAAAAAGGTCATGCAGCCTTTTGGCGACCGGTCCAAAGTCGTCATCGAGCCCATGTTGACCGATCAGTGGTTCATCGACGCCAAGGTCATGGCGCAACCGGCGCTCGCCTCGGTCAAGGAGGGTCGCACCAACTTCGTCCCTAAAAACTGGGAGCGGACCTACTTCCAGTGGATGGAAAACATCGAGCCTTGGTGCATCTCCCGCCAGCTTTGGTGGGGACACCAGATCCCGGCCTGGTACGGACCTGACGACCACATTTTCGTCGCCGAGGACGAAGAGGTCGCGCTCGATATGGCCGTCCAGCATTATCTGGCGTCGGAAGGCCCATGGAAGGCATGGGTCGAAGACAAGATGAACGATTTCAAGCCCGGCGAGATCCTGACCCGGGACCCCGATGTCCTCGACACCTGGTTTTCATCGGCCTTGTGGCCATTCTCGACGCTCGGCTGGCCCGAAAAGACGCCTGAACTTGAGCGCTATTACCAGACCGATGTCCTGGTAACGGGTTTCGACATCATCTTTTTCTGGGTCGCCCGCATGATGATGATGGGCAATCATTTCATCCGCGAGGGCGACGGTGCACCGGTCGAGCCGTTCCACACCATCTACATCCACAATCTCGTCCGCGACGAGAAGGGTGACAAGATGTCGAAGTCGAAGGGCAACGTCCTCGACCCGCTCATCCTGATCGACGAGTTTGGCGCTGACGCCGTTCGGTTTACGCTCGCGGCGATGGCCGTGCCGGGCGCTGACATCAAACTGTCAACGCAGCGTATCGAAGGCTACCGTAATTTTGCGACCAAGCTTTGGAACGCGGTCCGGTTTGCGCAGTTGAACGGTGCTGCGCCGCAGGCAGGTTTTGACCCACAGAGGGTCGAACAGCCCGTGAACCAGTGGATACTGACTGAAGCAAGCCGGGCGCTCAACCAGATCAATGAGGCACTTGAGGGATATCGCTTCAACGATGCTGCAGGCGCAGCCTACCGGTTCACCTGGAAGCTCTTTTGCGATTGGTATGTCGAGCTGCTGAAGCCGACTTTGAACGGAGATGATGGGCCTGCGAAAGACGAAGCGCGGGCCACCATGGCTTACGTCACCGACGTGATCTTGAAGGTCCTGCACCCATTCATGCCGTTCATTACCGAGGAGCTGTGGTCAGCCACCGGTGGCGACACCGGCCGCGACGAACTGCTGGTTTTGTCGCAGTGGCCGGAGCTCAACATCGAGCGAGCAGATGCCGCGACCGACATCAACTGGGTGATTGACCTGATCACGGCGACGCGGTCGCTGCGCGCAGAAATGAACATACCGCCGAGCGCCAAGCTCAAGGGCGAATTGGTCGGTGCCGATCCGGCGACGGCGGCACGCGTCGTTGCACAACAGGCCGTCATCCAGCGGGTTGGACGCTTCGACAGCCTGGGCATCGAGATGGAGGCGCCTGCTGGCTCCATTCAGCTGGTCGTTGGCGAAGCAACGCTATGCCTTGACCTTGGTGATGTTATCGATCTCGACGCCGAGCGCGCACGCCTCGCAAAAGAGCTCGAACGGCTTGATGGCGAGATCGCCCGGATCGATAAGAAACTGGGCAATGAGAAATTTACCGCGCGTGCACCGGAAGAGGTGGTGCAAGGTGAGCGTGACAAGCGCGCGGGTTATGAGGCTGAAAAGGCGAAGGTTGGCGAGGCTTTGCAACGGCTAGCCGCTGGTTGA